TTGTGGGTTCTGTGACTGGTTATACGAGTGCTCGTATGACCAGTCGTATGGAGGTGGTCGGCCGCGTGTCGGGTCGACGGAGATGGTCGGACGCGGAGAAGCTGGAGATCCTGACGGAGGCGTTCCGGCCGGGGGGGCGGGTTTGCGACGTCATCGCCCGGCGTGAGGTGTCGAGCAGCCTGATCTACACGTGGCGCAAGCGATTGCGGGAGGGCAAGCTGGCGTGTGCCGTGCCGTCGTTGCCGGAGTTCGCCGAAGTGCAGGTGGCGCAACCGGTTGTGCCGACACCGCAGCCGGCGCCGTGTTCATCTACGCTTATCCAGATCGAACTGCCGGGTGGCGTGCGGGTGAGCGTGGATGCCGCCGTGGATGCAGGGGCGCTGGCACGGGTGCTATCGGTGCTGCGATGAACCCCGTGCCATTGCCGACGCGGGTGTTTCTGGCGTGCGGCGTGACCGACATGCGCAAGGGGTTCGATGGCTTGGCGGTGCTGGTGCAGCAGGTGCTGGCGCAGAACCCACATTCGGGTGCCTTGTTCGTGTTCCGGGGCAAGTGGGGCCATCTGGTCAAGCTGCTGTGGTTCGACGGCCAGGGGCTTTGCCTGTTTTCCAAGCGGCTCGACCGTGGCCGCTTCGTCTGGCCGGTGACCGCGACCGGCACGGTGACGCTGACGCCGGCACAATTGTCGATGCTGCTGGAGAGCATCGATTGGCGACGGCCCGAGCGGACGTTCACGCCGACGCTGGCGGGGTAGGAACGGCAGTTTTGGGTCGCTTTCCTCGCTCGCCGACCTGCAATCTGCTATGGTGACAGCGTGTCGGAAGCGCCTGTTTCCCCTGCTGATGCCACCGCGCGGATCGCCGCGCTGGAGGCCTTGCTCGCCCGGGCGAATGCCGCGCTGGCCGCCCGCGACCTGCTCATCGATACCCTGCGCGGACAGATCGCCCGGCTGCGGCGAATGCAGTTCGGCGCGTCGTCCGAAAAGCTGGGGCGCGAGATCGCGCAGCTCGAACTGGCGCTGGAGGAACTCGAGGCCGAGCGCGATGCGCTTGGGCCTGAGATGGTTGACCCTGGCGTGGCGGTTCGGCCGGTGCCCGTCCGTAGTCTGCCAAGCCATCTGCCGCGCGAGGAGGTCGTCCACGAGCCGGCGTCGGGTACCTGCACCTGCCCGGACAGTGGCGGTGCATTGCGCCCGCTGGGTATCGACG
This DNA window, taken from Sphingomonas sp. AP4-R1, encodes the following:
- a CDS encoding transposase; amino-acid sequence: MTSRMEVVGRVSGRRRWSDAEKLEILTEAFRPGGRVCDVIARREVSSSLIYTWRKRLREGKLACAVPSLPEFAEVQVAQPVVPTPQPAPCSSTLIQIELPGGVRVSVDAAVDAGALARVLSVLR
- the tnpB gene encoding IS66 family insertion sequence element accessory protein TnpB (TnpB, as the term is used for proteins encoded by IS66 family insertion elements, is considered an accessory protein, since TnpC, encoded by a neighboring gene, is a DDE family transposase.), with amino-acid sequence MNPVPLPTRVFLACGVTDMRKGFDGLAVLVQQVLAQNPHSGALFVFRGKWGHLVKLLWFDGQGLCLFSKRLDRGRFVWPVTATGTVTLTPAQLSMLLESIDWRRPERTFTPTLAG